In Colletotrichum higginsianum IMI 349063 chromosome 1, whole genome shotgun sequence, the DNA window CCTCCAACCCTGTTTTTCCACTCTGCGGTTTTCGAACCCAGGCCGCCAGGCTCCATCGGCTTATTGACTCAACCAACCTTGCCTGACGGACTCAGAAGGGAAGGCGCAGATCGTCAGCCCAGCTCCCTGGTGTTGAAATATCTCCGTCAGGTGGCTGCACCTGAGAATCTCCCAATGTGTCACCTCCTGCAAGCTGATGGGGCCTTTTGATGTTCTGCGCCAGAAACCCTCCAGGGGTTGTTGTGGACCCCGGACCACGCACGCGTGTGTTCAACACGAGGGCAGAGACACTGTTCCAGGGGGCCTGACGTGTCGTCGGGTAAGCACAGCAGAGGATGGATGCACTGTACTGTAGTTTGTGACCATGATGCCGGGGCACGCCCAGGGGGTGCAGTCGTGTTCAAGCGAGTCAACTGGCTGCGTATCTGTTGTGTCTCTTCGGATCGACGCAATATGATTGGTCAACAAGGACGAGGGGAATGTATGTTATACCGACCTGTGTTTAGCTCCAACCTTTTGCTTTTCCAAACAATTTCGCCCTGACTCGCCCATGTGTCGAGTTTCTCGGTATGCAGGCTTGGTTTTGACCAGGCTCGGGCAGGCTGAGATGGACTGTCCCATCTGACTGACAATTGGTCGGTTAATCTGACGGAGAGGGCCAACGTTCTCACCGTCCGTGTTCGAGTATTGTAGGTACTGCGGCTGGTAGGCTGGGAAGGTGTTTGGTTCTTCATCACTCCTGATACAATGATTATACCGTTTTGCAAAGCGAGACTCCGCACCAGACTGGGAGTCCGTGGTTAACGTTGCGTTGCGGCGCAGGCTCGGTTATGCAGACCGCCAGGCCGACAAGGTCTTGGGGGCTTGGAAGAAAAGATCGAGCGGCGGCTGTAGACTCCGTACGATGTAGACTCTCGAGAGCACGAAGCCGCCCAATCAGAGGGCAAGCATTTGATTTCTGTACACAGTAGGCATACAGAGTACAGCCACACGCTCTTAATATCCGGTTGACAATGTCGCCAACGGCAACCGCTGGCAAGTTTTTGGGGAGATTTCTCATTTCAGTCCGGGTGCCTCAATGCCTCGCCCTAGTGGTGAGAAGCTCGCGCCTGTCCTTGCAGCACGATGCCATGTCCCGACGCGGGTCCCGAGACCACTAGTGAGCGAGCCGTAACATCCAGAACGGCACGTGATTGCCATGCGAGCAGAGGACGAGTTGGCCGATTGGATCAGCAACATCTACCATGGTACTGTAGCGAACCAAGTCGTGAATTCTCTGGCTCCCGGCAGTGCTGCGGTGCATACGGTGGCACGGATGCTCCAGCCTTTTGCCACCCCTGCCCTGTTACGTGACCGGGCTGGTTTGGTCCTTCGAAAGCGCGGCACAACTCCGCGTTTCTCCAGATTACTATCCAGCTGACAGAACAGGTTGAAATCTCAACGGCCTCAGGAACCTTAAAGAGGAAGACTGTCATGATCGAGCAGCCAATGAGCGTGGTGAGACAGACTGACCGGTGATTTATCGATACATTGACTGACCCGGACACGATCCATATAGCACACCCGATAATACGATTGGGCGGTCTTGCTCTCGGCGTTTGAGGTGCCGTGTGCTGTAGCAGACTGGCAGTCTGGCGGATGGAAACCATATCTCACTCACTGCCGGAGGCGAGCCGCGAACCGCGAGATCGCCATGGCAAAAGCCTGTCAAAGTTTTGCTTTGCGTGTGAACAGTGCAGTGTAGGAGGATCGATTGGGAGCCTGTCTACGCCTGGCCTCGTTGTCGGGAGCATGGAATTTTTTGTCCCTGGATGAACCAGTCGTACCTTGGCCAGCGAACCCTTGCCggaccaacaccaccaccctcaAGGGGTGACGATAGGAGAATATGGTCTCCCCTCCCATCGGGAAGGTTGAACACTGTACTCTGTAGAGAGCACGGTGTCCCGACTTGTGGAGCGTGCGGTATTTCTCccggtggtggttgtggtggtgcAGGCAGCAGGCTGGTGGTGTTGCTGCAATCTCATCCAAGGCGAGAGAATGCATGGACTTTCATTTCCGTTGCAGCTTTTGCTGGGCCTTGCTGCGCAGCTGCGGGAACAACAAATGCCAAAATGCCGCGTTTGGCTAGGTAAAGCCGCGAAGTCCTGACTCCTGGACAAGCCCATCGATTTGTCCGAGTTACTTGAAGGGCAGGAGGAGCCTAAAAGCACATTTGTGTATCTGTGCTCTGTATTGTAATAGAACTGGAAAATTGTGCACCGTTCTTCGGGGAATTGTAGTCGCGCCACAGTTTTGTTGGCAGGAATTCGATCAGGGGGTGACCAAGCGCTCAAAAGGTTGCCTCGTCTCGATGAGGTACGAAAGCGCCCATGGACGcatctcgacggcctcgcctgACGTACGAACCTGTAGGCATGTTGAGTGAGCACCTGGCACAATCGAGCCCGGAAGCGATGCTCCAAACCCGACCCAGAGAGGTGATCAAGCCAAACACGGGCCACGGCCTTGTGGAATCAACCGCGTCGATCCCATGCCATTCTAGACCGGCCGGGTCGGAgaaggcagcagcagtgagGCGAAGCCGtaaaggggagggaggcaaaCTGCGAAGCAGTCATGCACTCAGTGAACAAGACCTCCCGCGCCTCGTCAGGGTCGTCACGGCCAATATCCGTTAGGCACTGGGCTCGGCAACAATGCGTTGGTGACTGGGTTTTCGTCCAGTGTGGTGAGTGGTGACGGTGAGTGGGTGCTGCAGGGTGCAtaccgtcgtcatcggccgGAGTCTGCTTCGCTGGATGGGGGTTTCGGCGCTGAAAGAGTCAAAGACAGCAGCCTAAGGTGGTAGGGCGCTGGTGGCTGGACCGCAGCGATAACCCAGCAGATCGGATGATGGACACAGTCCACCGAACACAGACTGTCCCTTGCCCTTTGCAGCCGGGATTGCAGGTACCAAGCAAGGACTGCACAACGGGCGCGAGATCAAGGAAGAGATTGCCCCTCTGAGCCCTAGCCCCCGTGGACTGCCATTCGCCGAGCCCCGACCGAAATAAGCAGAGGCCAGTCAGTGATCAGATTCAGAGGCGCGCAAGGCAGCGAGAGAACCTCGCAAAGGCACTGAATGAGGGTGGATAGAGGCCCCATCCCAGTGTCGCCGTGGTGCCGGGGTGGTGTGCATTGGTGCGAGTGGGCGAGTATCGCAGAGTCCAAGTCTCGTCCTGGTTCGGTTTGGGTTGGACCTTGCCTGTGGTCTGGGCTGGGCCGCCTGGGACGCCTCCCGGGATAGGGATGGATGCGCAAGGAAAATGGGGACCCAAGGCGATGCGGACAGAGCGGACgtggacggatggatggatacCTGCTGGCGAGGGCGGTCAGTGGCCAAGCGCCAACTTTGTTAAGTGAGAGAGGAGGAtaggaggagaaggaaaaaaaaaagaaaaaagggtACCGGACAGGTTGCCTCGGTGCGGCAGGTTGATGTGAGTACCTGCTATACCCGCGACAAACCAACCTCCCTGGCCCATATGCAAGGTACAGGCGACTGGCACAAATTGCACAAGGCTAGGCCAATACTCTCCAATACATCTGGAAGCCTCGGGAGACTGGGACATCCCAACTGCCAGAGAGCGCTAAGAGCCGAACCGCTATTAACgactttttcttcttcgctTTCCTTGAGCGCCGAATGACTTGATAACTTTTGTTTCTCTGGGAGGCGCCCTGGCTTTTGCGGCAAGGATGTGCCACTGTGGTACCGTTGTTGAAATGAGGTGTTGGCTCGAGTTGGCCAGACCACAGGATTCTGGAGGATTGTTGCACACGTAAGCTATCGGTTCCTTGTGACCATTGCTGTCTTGAGGTACATATATTCATTCGTACAGTAAATGAATGGCTGGAGCCGGGGACGAAGATGGAGCGTCGGGCAAGGACTGATCTGTCCTTGTTTGTTCTCGAATTTTGTCAGCTTTGCTTTTCTACGTGGCCCCCCGGCCATTTGTTGGCTGCCATCCACCTGACTTGCAGTATTCTCCGGGTCTTGATTGTTGTTGCCACGATGGACGTTAGCAGAGGCCGTGTTGAGCGGATAGAGCAGACATTGTATCCTATTCGTACATGGCACGTCAGGCCGAGGCGCGTAACGACCGTCCTTCGCGTCCTTAGGTCAGTCCCAGTCTTACTCACTCTTGCGTTGTGCCGATTCACGGTACACCCATGGGTGGCCGTCCGTCGTGTTTGAGCGCATGGCTTACTTGATGGACATCGGGCCAATCAGACGCTCAACACAGTATTGCAATGGACCCATATTAGGTTTTCTCATTGAAGGACGGGCCGGGGAAACAGCAGCGGTCGGGTCCAGCGGCACTGCGTTGCTAGGTGGGAAGGCAGGAGACAGGAGgcaggagccctggctgcaGCGACCAGaaacagcagcaacagcgcCTGCCTGCGTCTGCGCCTGGGCAGTtgtgcaggtgcaggtgcgATGCTGCAGGTGCTGCCTCCCCCCTGCCCCCCTGCCCTCTTCCCTCTGTCCTTTGCCCTCCTGCCTACTGTCCTTCTTGTTTTCCTTCCTGCTGGTTGGCACACCTGCGCCTGCCTCCCTAGGTACCAAGGTACCCTGAGTTGAAGTGGCTCATGCTCCGGCTGCTTCCCGCTGTTCCTAAGCTTCTAGCTGGCCCTGACTTTCTCTCATACTGAGACAGCTCACTCGGGGAACAGACGAGTGTGAGTGAGACTAGCTTCCTACCCGCCCGTGAGGTGTCGGACGTAGACGTAGCAACCTGACCCGGATACCAATAGCACCATTAGTACACAGGGCATCTGGTCCTTTGCTTGTGGTGTCGTTCTGTCTGCCACCcacatccatcatccattcATCCAACCAGCTATGCACACTCGAATCGGTGAGCGAGTTGAAGTCAGCATCGTGAGAGGGTGAGTGGGTGTCTGTGCTTGTGTCCACTGCCGTTGGCTTTGGAGCGGCCCACCCATCCAAGAGTGCTTTCAATGACCATCACACAGAGCAGGGCAGGGTGAGGCCCAGGTCAGGCCAATGAGCAGCAAGTTCCCAGTCTCCGACTTTTTTCGAGGAAGCGGTGTCGAGGAGCGGAGTatcaaggaagggggggaagactaaaataaaataaaaacacACTCGCCAAACCAAAACTGCCTGCATCCTTCCCATCTCTCTTTGACGAGGTCCAATCCGCGGAGAGGGCGCTGGACTGAGACCCACACCCTCAGTCCTCCATCTTCCGCCTTTTTCTTAGTCTAAGTAGAGCCCCCCCTGTCCTGTCCTAAAACGGGTCGTGGGTACGTTCTCCCATCCAGATGACGAAGTACTCCCGTACCTTCTTTTTTAGCGTGTGGTGGTCCAGTCTGAGCCGGTCACCCTGTCGTCTCCACAAGACCCGCCGGTTCTTTTTTGTcaattttttttcttcctttcgATTTTCTATTGCATGGTGATTTTCCACCTCAATGACCCATGGACCACCCCCCAGGTTCCAATTCCAAACCAACGCCGACCCGACCGAAGTAAGCCGGGCAGGCGTCCGACAACAACTGCCAGCCAGACTCGCATCGGTCGCACCCTCCCCAGTCTCAATCCCAGTCGCCAGTGCGTCCAAATTCAAGTCAGGAGGGCGGGCACATGGATGAATCGACTTTGCGGCCACCGAGGTGTCCCGTTCCTAGaggcgttgatgatgatgtacTGCACTCGGTGGGAAACGTTCCCAGAGAACTGAGGGACGATGGGTGAGCAGTGCGCCTAGAGACTGATAATTCCGTAGTTTATTGATTTAACACTTACCTCATTCTTACTGGCGTCTCAAAAATGGTCCTGCAGTGTGAGAGGAGTCGAGGTATTTTCTCACACTTTCGTCgctctttccctctcttgCTCCTGCTTCCGCACTGCACTCACCTGCTACTGGTCCCTTCCCTTTTGGTCTGGTCCATCCCCAAGTTCCCGCCAGAGGTGACCCACTTCGCTGTCGGGCTTTCCTCCTGCCTGTCACTGTCACTGACTTGTCCCAAAGTACCGACCTACCCTTCATCGCTGCACAGTTACCTACTTGCCCTGCTTCAAAGGTACCTCGCCCGCTGCTTGTGCCCACCCGCCGCTACGAACCGCTGTACTCCCTACCctcccacccacccatccCTCACTTCACTCACTGCACTTCGCCCTCCCGGTCTCCTCCTTTCGCCTCCATTCACACGCACGCCGCCATCATTCCTCTCCACTTTACATCCTCACCCCCATCCccgtcctctctctccccatctccatcccatccatcccaacCCGTCCCATCCATTTCACTCCTCGAAATTCTTCTTTTCCGACCCTgttcttccccttcctctcctctccccaaatcctctcttcctctctctccttcgtCCCCCCCAAACCACGAATCCGCCGCATCCCGACGAAATCCATCGTCCTCGACTTTGCTCGATTCTCCAAACCAAGTCGTCGACTATCTAGGATTCAGgtttccctcccccttccacGCGACAACCAGCCGATTCGATTCGACTCGCGTTGCCCTAATCACCTCGCCCGATCACGATCACGATCACGATCACGTCGAGCCATACACCTCTGTTCAGCTTGAGACAGAAACACGGGTTTACTGCTCTGAGCCCTCCGAGAAAACATCGTCCGAATACCACTACGGGAACACCGTCCTTTCACCTTCGCGCGTACCTGTCAAAATTCCCTTGatttttcctttcctttcccaAGGTAAGCCTACTGTCCCGTTGCCCGTCCCCAGCCCAATCACAAAGGTTTTGCCAAAGGTCTGGTACACAAACTTCACTCGACTCCTCCGCCCAACGCTGGCTCAAAACCAACCAACACCGGCTGGCTGCCCGGCTCTAAAATGATGCACCCGAAATTCACGATCGGTTCAGCAACCCAGTCCGCCCTTGCGTACCAAGGTTTTTTGCCTCGCCGACACCAAAACCAAGCAGCGTCGGGTTGTTTCCTCGGCGCCCGGTGCGCTGGAGCAACCTGGCACTTGCTGCTGCATTGGCTCTCCACAGGGGACACCCTTCCCTGGAGCCATTGTCCGTGTCACCTTCCAGCAATTCCACACTCCAACACCGGGCCGTCATTACTTGACGCATCATTCGACGAAGCTTGTGTATCAGACTCAGGCACAGACTGTGAAAGTTTTCCTGTCTCTGGGTCACTGTCACTAACTGTTCATCACCCAAGATAACAGCTGCGGCTTTTCTTTTCCACGACCTTCTTCGTCCCGTGTCGAGCGGTCCTTGGATCTTGCCCAGACGCCCCAACGACCATCCTCCGTTTAAGCATCCCAATTTTCGAGCCAGTCATCGCAGTATCTTTTCACACGCAGGCATTCACGCTCTCCTGGAGGTTCCTGAGTGTTGTCCACGACCGCCACACGCGCCGCGACTTTTTCTCTTGTCTACAATCATTTTTAGACTTCCGCCTCTCGTAGTCGACACGATCACACCTTGATGGCTATTTGCAGTTACTAAGGGCTCGTGTcatcatccccctcctcacCACCCCGGAcgcctcgtcttcttcggcctgGGACATCACCGCTAGCACGTCGCGGTCCGCTCCCTACTGCTAAGTGTTCCCTCCGAGCGCCTCGAGCATTCTCTCCTCCGACAAAGGTCCTCTTACGGTCTTCGTCGGACTCTTCTCAATACCGCCAACATGCCTGGAGGTGTCTGTGCCGTCCTCGACTACGAGGTCGACCAAATGGCCGAGTTCGTTGCCGAGATGGCAACCCGCGTCGTTATGCCTCTATCGACCACGGCTGttaccccccctttccgcAAGTTTGTCTCGCAGATCCTCTCATCTACGAGACTGCCTAAGAGTACCATTCTTCTGGGAATGAACTACCTCGCGAAACGTGTCAACACGCTCAAGCAGAACAACCCTTCGTACACGGTACCCGAGGGTCAGGTCTGGCGAATGTTGACGGTctcgctgctgctcggcagCAAGTTCTTGGACGACAACACCTTTCAGAACCGTTCCTGGTCTGAGGTGAGCGGCAtccccgtcgccgagctcaacGCTCTGGAACATGAGTGGTTGGAGCAGTCTGGCTGGTGTCTGTATGTCAACTTGGATTACAGCGCGGACTACAAGGCTTGGCTCACCAGCTGGGACGACTGGAAGGTCCTCAAGGACCAGGCTACAGCCAGGGCCAACCGCGAGAGGCATGTCCCCGCCATCGACACCAATATCAACCGGTACGGCGGTCGATCCGCCTACCATACGTTTGTTCAGCAGCAGGCGGCTGAGTACGAGCGCTATGAGGCCATCAAGCGCAACGAGCTGGCCCATCAGCAGGCATACGGCAACTGGAACTGGCAGTCTGCCCCGCTTACCCCACCGGACTCTGGTTATGGCACTCCCGAGTATATCAACTCTGCTACGTCGGCCAACGCCCGGTACAACGATTGGTTTTCACAGGCAGCTGCCAGCGCCCAGTGGAACAATCGATACCAGCAGCCTACTCATGGTTACTACGGACACCGCCACAATCAGCAGGCCTTCTCTGGACACTATAACTACTCGCAAAACATGTGGGAGCACGGTGTCGCAGAGTGCAGTTGTGCGAACTGCGTCGGGCCCGCGGTCAAGCCGCCTGCTTACTTTGCACACCCCGGCTTCGGTCAGCCCGTCATGGGCTGAATTCATTTCGATACCCGGCGGGACCCATCACCGCCCTATGAAACTGGAAGGGAACTTGTTATCGGAAAAGTTTGGGAGGCCTAGCGTCACAGGAGACGCAGgctttgtttttttttctggcATGACGATACATTTGCATTCTTCAGATACCCTCTCACGACGAGAAACCGAAAGAAGCGGTTATTTGACCGAATGGTCCCCACGTCGACATTCGACTTTACGACGCACGGGCACACGGGCTTACTTCGATGCCACCGACTCACTACACACACTCCGTCTCGACACTTTTCTTTGGAGGAAGGTGTCGAGTCCCGCTGTGTCAGTGGCGGACGATCGatgcggcggccgcggccctTAATGACATATTTCTTTAATTCTTTTCCACCCCTTGGTATACGGATAAATCCCATCATTGGAGTTTGGTGGTCGGCCACTGCGATTCCCCCTGGAGTTCTGCGATAGATTCCGTGGCAAGTGTGTTTTTGGTGAGGATGAGAGTGATGTGCGTTTTTGCGAAGAGAGGCGTGTCGGTTTCCTTTCCGACGTTCGACGAATGGTTACGACATTTTCAGTCCAGAACGACATGGTCAACATCAACGACGTCTTTGAATGGTGGTACAATCATATTCATAACGTCTGACCACGGATTCGATCGACACGACCCTCGAAACGTCCAAACACCTGTCCTTGCTATCTCTTTTGTGGCACGTTTTGGAGTTCCCCCTGTTACTGTTATTCGTCCTGTCTCGGCACAATACCAGTTTTCCTTCTTCAGTTGAGACGGGAATCTGTTCTTGCACTCGGCCTCTGCCAACGAGCTGGACATAGTCCGGACGTCATTGGCCTGCCGCGTCGGCgcgaagaaaagaaaaaaagacaagTTGCAAGCAGCTTTTGTGAAGGGTGCATACGGATCATGTTTATCCTTACCGGCTGGCTATGCACAGGCATATGTTTTGTTTCGCGAGAATGGACAAAAAAATTGGTCTCACATGGAGAGGTGTTCTGCATCATGTTCACTGGCCAAAATAGGAGGTTTTCCTCCAGTAAAGGGGCCGGAGTTTCTTCACTTTGTTATTTGGCACCTTGTATGGTTGGCAGGCTGATCTCGTTGTTGGAACCCAGCGTTATTGAGAAATCCCGGGTTGACGCTGTCGCCACCTTTTCATGACATTCTTAGACGTTTATTTTTTATCTTTCCCTTCATCGCGAGTTGGACGCATTCATTAGACCGTTGTGGTCATGGAGTTGAGATGACGTTTGAGGAGGGTAATGTGGTCTCTAGTCCTGATGGAGCTGACGAAGGATTGTGGTGTTTACAAGGTCACATTGAGGAAAGGTAGTCCTGGCTGGGATTGGCGCAAGCCTCTACCATTGTATGCTCGGCAGTGGCTGTTATAGGGGCACAATCCCCGTGTCTGAGAGCGGATTGTGTTCTTGTCAATCAAAAGGGGCTTGGCATATGATTCTCAGTAAGGACGAAATTGGAAAGGAAAAGTAAGGATGACGAGCGGTATGCTCACGAGGCTACATACATCACATGCGCAGTCCTGGAAGAGAATGGTAGAGAAAGTTGTCCTAGATAACCAGACAAAACCCCACAAAATACATGAAGAATGACAAATCTGACCATTAGTCGAGACGTGACGTTGAACGGGAGAACTGATGGGGAAGACTGACGTGGGTTGTGGATGAGACCGAAGCGACGCCTGTGATAAGAAAAGTCAAGCGGAGAGGGAGTGATCAATACTCGAGGACATGCTGTGAAAGCAAGTGTCGCGGTGGTCCTTGGTGAAAGAGCACTGTCAACTGGGCGCGGGCCGTTTCCTCAAAGTGCTCCACCCCTTGTCATTGGTCGACCTCTCAACTTCCACTCTACACCTCAATGCAACGTCAGTCGGCGGATCTCACCCACACACCTTGTTCACCGAGCAATTGGGGACTAGTACACGGCATCTCATCCTTCTAGTTTGCGATTAATACCGCAACAGGTGACAGCTTCGCAACGGgcgagtgtgtgtgagagagagtgtgtgtgcgtgtatGTGTGTACCGCTTCCATATTCACCGGCAGACGCCCAACGCTCGAATCTCATCCCACCTCTTCAGCGgtagggagaaggagagaagaaAGCAGGGAGGGGAACAGTGTGCAAAAGAGCGAAAGGGTGGAGCAGATAACACCGAAAAAGCAACCACAGGCTGAAGCGAGGTCGTTGGATTGATGTCGCGTTTCGTGTCGGCGGGCGCGATCAacgccgagacgggcgaggtcgtcgtcgcagaggagacgaagaagggagatgatggtgtcggcggcgctgctgctgctgccgcttcTGCCGTCGAGCCGCGAAAGAACGCCGAGTGGGAGATTGTGCAGAgggagctcgaggcggagaggaagaggagggaggaggcgcGGCTCAAGAGCGTTGAGGGCGGCGAAAGGAGTCTGTACGACGTTTTGCAGGCGAACAAGGGTGcgtttttttctctcttctctttcaTTTCTGTTGTTGCGGTGCTCGGCGTGAGGTGAGTGGGAACCGGAACTGACATGAGATCGACAGCCGCGAAACAGGCCGcgttcgaggaggccaaCAAAATCAAGAACCAGTTCCGggcgctcgacgacgacgagatcgatttcctcgacgaggtgcGCGCGGCGAAgcgggcggaggaggagagggtgaggcgggagacggaggaggggctCGCTGCGTTCCGGAGggcgcagggcggcggcgtgaaCCTGAAGAGGCCTGGCGGGGGGGATGtcggggacggggacggagGTCAGGGCGGGACCGGCGCTTCTGCtgttgcggcggcggctgtcgattcgggagcgggaggagagggagacggggtaggaggggaagaggagtGGGCTGTTGGGCCGAGGAagcggaggagaagggagagggagagggggttTGGGGTGAAGAGAGGACGGTCTGGGGATGGAGTAGAGGGGGTG includes these proteins:
- a CDS encoding Meiotically up-regulated 80 protein, producing the protein MPGGVCAVLDYEVDQMAEFVAEMATRVVMPLSTTAVTPPFRKFVSQILSSTRLPKSTILLGMNYLAKRVNTLKQNNPSYTVPEGQVWRMLTVSLLLGSKFLDDNTFQNRSWSEVSGIPVAELNALEHEWLEQSGWCLYVNLDYSADYKAWLTSWDDWKVLKDQATARANRERHVPAIDTNINRYGGRSAYHTFVQQQAAEYERYEAIKRNELAHQQAYGNWNWQSAPLTPPDSGYGTPEYINSATSANARYNDWFSQAAASAQWNNRYQQPTHGYYGHRHNQQAFSGHYNYSQNMWEHGVAECSCANCVGPAVKPPAYFAHPGFGQPVMG
- a CDS encoding Nefa-interacting nuclear protein; translated protein: MSRFVSAGAINAETGEVVVAEETKKGDDGVGGAAAAAASAVEPRKNAEWEIVQRELEAERKRREEARLKSVEGGERSLYDVLQANKAAKQAAFEEANKIKNQFRALDDDEIDFLDEVRAAKRAEEERVRRETEEGLAAFRRAQGGGVNLKRPGGGDVGDGDGGQGGTGASAVAAAAVDSGAGGEGDGVGGEEEWAVGPRKRRRRERERGFGVKRGRSGDGVEGVNTTTTTTTEEKGADGEKAQSSGEEKSGVVKANPSPPPTKGKLSLVAYGSDSDDD